A portion of the Blastochloris tepida genome contains these proteins:
- a CDS encoding CreA family protein translates to MINRISCAAMAAVAALVLAGPAAAAEPDLIFRKSTVWKMLTPDDKLATYAIDDPDVEGVACHFTVPERGGVSGMFGLAEEVSDVSLACRQVAPIRFTSKFSQGDVVFRQSRSLFFKRMQIVRGCDTKRNVLVYLVYSDKLIEGSPKNSTSTVPIMPWGGDTPERCENFLK, encoded by the coding sequence ATGATCAACAGGATTTCGTGTGCGGCGATGGCGGCGGTGGCCGCCCTGGTGCTGGCGGGCCCGGCGGCGGCGGCCGAGCCCGATCTGATCTTCCGCAAATCGACCGTGTGGAAGATGCTGACGCCGGACGACAAGCTCGCCACCTATGCGATCGACGATCCCGACGTGGAGGGCGTGGCGTGCCACTTCACCGTGCCGGAGCGCGGCGGGGTGTCGGGCATGTTCGGCCTCGCCGAGGAGGTGTCGGACGTGTCGCTGGCCTGCCGGCAGGTTGCGCCGATCCGCTTCACGTCCAAGTTTTCGCAGGGCGACGTGGTGTTCCGCCAGTCGCGCTCGCTGTTCTTCAAGAGGATGCAGATCGTGCGCGGCTGCGACACCAAGCGCAACGTGCTGGTCTACCTCGTCTATTCGGACAAGCTGATCGAGGGCTCACCGAAGAACTCGACCTCGACGGTGCCGATCATGCCCTGGGGCGGCGACACGCCGGAGCGCTGCGAGAATTTTCTGAAGTGA
- a CDS encoding IS110 family transposase, with amino-acid sequence MLAMLPHPTPLATHLVGIDVSKDWLDIAFDDTKVERVDNTPAALQRLARRLVKAGLTTAGLEPTGGYERLAVAVLREAGLTVLQVDSWRCRQFAKACGQRAKSDPLDARIIRAFMLHHPCRPFPEPSQAQSDLTAWVREITRAEADIRRLENRKAHPTLAAITARLDAEIAALRETVAAAEQAIEALIAADPAMDAKAKIITSVPGIANKTARVLLAEAPELGRFTPRQAGAIGGCAPYRNDSGKARRPAHIEAGRRALKRACYLAAFAAIHWNPWAKQLYADLKARGKPAKVALIAIARKLLTILNAMIRDNKPWRDPKTA; translated from the coding sequence ATGCTTGCCATGCTGCCACACCCGACGCCGCTTGCCACCCACCTTGTGGGCATCGATGTCTCCAAGGACTGGCTCGACATCGCCTTCGACGACACCAAGGTCGAGCGCGTCGATAACACCCCCGCGGCTCTCCAGCGCTTGGCCAGGCGCCTGGTGAAGGCCGGGCTCACCACCGCCGGCCTGGAGCCGACCGGCGGCTATGAACGCCTGGCGGTCGCGGTGCTGCGCGAGGCCGGCCTCACCGTGCTGCAGGTCGACAGCTGGCGCTGCCGCCAGTTCGCCAAGGCCTGCGGCCAGCGCGCCAAGAGCGATCCGCTCGACGCCCGCATCATCCGCGCCTTCATGCTGCATCACCCCTGCCGGCCGTTCCCGGAGCCCTCGCAAGCGCAGAGCGACCTGACCGCCTGGGTGCGCGAAATCACCCGCGCCGAGGCCGACATCCGCCGCCTCGAGAACCGCAAGGCCCACCCCACCCTGGCGGCCATCACCGCCCGGCTCGATGCCGAAATCGCCGCCCTGCGCGAGACCGTCGCCGCGGCCGAACAGGCCATCGAGGCGTTGATCGCCGCCGATCCGGCGATGGACGCCAAGGCCAAGATCATCACCTCGGTGCCGGGGATCGCCAACAAGACGGCCCGCGTCCTGCTCGCAGAAGCTCCCGAACTCGGCCGGTTCACCCCCCGCCAAGCCGGTGCCATCGGCGGCTGCGCACCCTATCGCAACGACAGCGGCAAAGCGCGGCGGCCGGCCCATATCGAGGCCGGACGCCGCGCGCTCAAGCGCGCCTGCTATCTCGCCGCCTTCGCCGCCATCCACTGGAACCCGTGGGCCAAACAGCTCTACGCCGACCTCAAAGCCCGCGGAAAACCCGCTAAGGTCGCCCTCATCGCCATCGCCAGAAAGCTCCTGACCATCCTCAACGCCATGATTCGAGACAACAAACCCTGGCGAGACCCCAAAACCGCATGA
- the cysS gene encoding cysteine--tRNA ligase encodes MAELKLYDTLTREKRPFAPLDPARGVRMYVCGPTVYDFAHIGNARPVIVFDVLFRLLRHLYGADHVTYVRNITDVDDKINKRAFERWTHERPLTAEIRALTDQTLAQFHADVDALGCLRPSHEPRATDFVCRPEPSALDMIKIIERLIARGHAYVEQGHVLFDVPSMPAYGKLARRSLDEMVAGARVDVAPYKRDPMDFVLWKPSDPEKEPGWESPWGFGRPGWHIECSAMSGALLGEVFDIHGGGIDLVFPHHENEIAQTCCAFGTERMANFWMHNGFLMVEGEKMSKSLGNFITIRELLASDRFGGQNWVGDVLRLAMLKTHYRQPIDWTAEGLNESTNTLDDWFRLAAPDQPAEPSPAVIGALADDLNTPKMIAELHALRNRIRVPQQGAEAEELGRNLAFLGFDRARFAAWQKSREHAVLQALGGIDETEIERLIAARLAARKARNFAESDRIRDELVAKGIALMDAKDPATGELTTTWKVAR; translated from the coding sequence GTGGCTGAACTCAAGCTCTATGACACGCTGACGCGCGAGAAACGGCCGTTCGCTCCGCTCGATCCGGCGCGCGGCGTGCGCATGTATGTCTGCGGGCCGACCGTCTATGACTTCGCCCACATCGGCAACGCCCGGCCGGTGATCGTGTTCGACGTGCTGTTCCGGCTGCTGCGCCACCTCTATGGCGCCGACCACGTCACTTATGTGCGCAACATCACCGACGTCGACGACAAGATCAACAAGCGCGCCTTCGAGCGCTGGACGCACGAACGCCCGCTCACCGCCGAGATCCGGGCGCTGACCGACCAGACGCTCGCCCAGTTCCACGCCGATGTCGACGCGCTGGGCTGCCTGCGCCCGAGCCATGAGCCGCGCGCCACCGACTTCGTGTGCCGGCCCGAGCCCTCCGCGCTCGACATGATCAAGATCATCGAGAGGCTGATCGCGCGCGGCCACGCCTATGTCGAGCAGGGGCACGTGCTGTTCGACGTGCCGTCGATGCCGGCCTATGGGAAGCTCGCCCGCCGCTCGCTCGACGAGATGGTGGCCGGTGCCCGCGTCGATGTCGCGCCCTACAAGCGCGATCCCATGGATTTCGTGCTGTGGAAGCCCTCCGACCCCGAGAAGGAGCCGGGCTGGGAGAGCCCCTGGGGCTTCGGCCGGCCGGGTTGGCACATCGAGTGCTCGGCGATGTCCGGCGCGCTGCTGGGCGAGGTGTTCGACATCCATGGCGGCGGCATCGACCTCGTGTTTCCGCACCACGAGAACGAGATCGCGCAAACCTGCTGCGCCTTCGGCACCGAGCGGATGGCGAACTTCTGGATGCACAACGGCTTCCTGATGGTGGAAGGCGAGAAGATGTCGAAGTCGCTCGGCAACTTCATCACCATCCGGGAATTGCTGGCGAGCGACAGGTTCGGCGGGCAGAATTGGGTGGGCGACGTGCTGCGCCTCGCCATGCTCAAGACGCACTACCGCCAGCCGATCGATTGGACCGCCGAGGGCCTGAACGAAAGCACGAATACGCTCGACGACTGGTTCCGCCTCGCCGCGCCGGACCAGCCGGCCGAGCCTTCGCCGGCCGTCATCGGCGCGCTCGCCGACGATCTCAACACGCCGAAGATGATCGCCGAGCTGCACGCGCTGCGGAACCGCATCCGCGTGCCGCAGCAGGGCGCGGAGGCGGAGGAGCTGGGGCGCAACCTCGCCTTCCTCGGCTTCGACCGCGCCCGGTTCGCCGCGTGGCAGAAGAGCCGCGAGCACGCGGTGCTGCAGGCGCTGGGCGGCATCGACGAGACGGAGATCGAACGCCTGATCGCCGCGCGCCTCGCCGCGCGCAAGGCCAGGAACTTCGCCGAGTCCGACCGCATCCGCGACGAGTTGGTCGCGAAAGGCATCGCGCTGATGGACGCCAAGGATCCGGCCACCGGCGAGCTCACCACGACTTGGAAGGTGGCGCGATGA
- a CDS encoding GNAT family N-acetyltransferase, translated as MGQSKPTIALRPYLPADAPALTALFEASVAELAAEDYSDAQLAAWIAALDEADLAARLADQLALVATVGGEIAGFAALEGNRAIDMLYVHPEMARQGVATALIDALEKLAAARGAKALEVEASDTAEPFFRYRGYSPERRNTKVLGDEWLGNTTMKKTL; from the coding sequence ATGGGCCAATCCAAGCCAACCATCGCGCTCCGGCCCTATCTGCCGGCGGATGCGCCGGCGCTGACGGCGCTGTTCGAGGCGTCGGTCGCCGAGCTTGCGGCCGAGGATTATTCCGACGCGCAGCTTGCCGCCTGGATCGCCGCGCTCGACGAGGCCGATCTCGCCGCGCGGCTTGCCGATCAGCTTGCGCTGGTCGCCACCGTCGGCGGCGAGATCGCCGGCTTCGCCGCGCTCGAAGGCAACCGGGCGATCGACATGCTCTACGTCCATCCCGAGATGGCGCGGCAGGGCGTGGCGACGGCGCTGATCGATGCGCTGGAGAAGCTTGCCGCCGCGCGCGGCGCCAAGGCGCTGGAGGTCGAGGCGAGCGACACCGCCGAGCCGTTCTTCCGCTATCGCGGCTATTCGCCGGAGCGACGCAACACCAAGGTGCTGGGCGACGAATGGCTCGGCAACACCACCATGAAGAAGACCCTGTGA
- the cimA gene encoding citramalate synthase — translation MSRERVYLFDTTLRDGAQTNGVDFSLEDKAAVAAMLDGLGIDYIEGGYPGANPQDTRFFSEKKTLNATFTAFGMTKRGGRSASNDPGLNALLDAEADAICFVAKSWDYHVDVALGISREENLDCIRESVAAARARGREALVDCEHFFDGYKANPDYALACARTAYEAGARWVVLCDTNGGTLPEEVSRIVSEVVRVVPGDHLGIHTHDDCGCAVANALAAVAAGVRQVQGTLNGLGERCGNANLTTIIPALKLKPEFANRFDTGVSDEALSSLTHVSRVFDEMINRAPNRYAPFVGESAFATKTGIHASAIAKNPATYEHVAPERVGNRRKVLVSDQAGKSNVLAELERLGIAVNRDDPRISRMLDEIKEREAEGYAYEGADASFFLLAKRVLGEVPEFFKVERFSVNVERRWNAVGKLVTVAEAIVKVRIGDEELISAAEGNGPVNALDVALRKDLGKYQSLIRDLELVDYRVRIFRGGSDAVTRVLITSRAADGETWSTVGVSPNIIDASFQALMDSVVYQLVRVGAAA, via the coding sequence ATGAGCCGCGAGCGCGTCTATCTGTTCGACACCACTCTGCGCGACGGCGCGCAGACCAACGGCGTCGATTTCTCCCTTGAGGACAAGGCCGCGGTGGCGGCGATGCTGGATGGGCTCGGCATCGATTACATCGAGGGCGGCTATCCCGGCGCCAATCCGCAGGACACTAGGTTCTTTTCCGAGAAGAAGACCCTCAACGCCACCTTCACCGCCTTCGGCATGACCAAGCGCGGCGGGCGCTCGGCCTCCAACGATCCCGGCCTCAATGCGCTGCTCGATGCCGAGGCCGACGCCATCTGCTTCGTCGCGAAAAGCTGGGACTATCACGTCGATGTCGCGCTCGGCATCTCGCGCGAGGAGAACCTCGACTGCATCCGCGAGTCCGTTGCGGCGGCGCGGGCGCGCGGCCGCGAGGCGCTGGTCGATTGCGAGCATTTCTTCGACGGCTACAAGGCCAATCCGGACTATGCGCTCGCCTGTGCCAGGACGGCGTATGAGGCCGGCGCGCGCTGGGTGGTGCTGTGCGACACCAATGGCGGCACGCTGCCGGAAGAGGTCAGCCGCATCGTGTCGGAAGTGGTGCGCGTCGTGCCGGGCGATCATCTCGGCATCCACACTCATGACGATTGCGGCTGCGCGGTCGCCAATGCGCTGGCGGCGGTGGCGGCCGGCGTGCGGCAGGTGCAGGGCACGCTGAACGGGCTCGGCGAGCGCTGCGGCAACGCCAACCTCACCACCATCATCCCGGCGCTGAAGCTGAAGCCTGAGTTCGCCAACCGCTTCGATACCGGCGTGAGCGACGAGGCGCTGTCCAGCCTCACCCATGTCAGCCGCGTGTTCGACGAGATGATCAACCGCGCGCCGAACCGCTACGCGCCGTTCGTCGGCGAGAGTGCGTTCGCCACCAAGACCGGCATCCACGCCTCGGCCATCGCCAAGAACCCGGCGACCTACGAGCATGTTGCGCCCGAGCGCGTCGGCAACCGCCGCAAGGTGCTGGTGTCGGATCAGGCCGGCAAGTCGAACGTGCTGGCGGAGCTTGAGCGGCTCGGCATCGCCGTCAATCGCGACGATCCGCGCATCTCGCGCATGCTCGACGAGATCAAGGAGCGCGAGGCGGAAGGGTATGCATACGAGGGCGCCGATGCGTCGTTCTTCCTGCTCGCCAAGCGCGTGCTCGGCGAGGTGCCGGAGTTCTTCAAGGTCGAGCGCTTCTCGGTGAATGTCGAGCGGCGCTGGAACGCGGTCGGCAAGCTGGTCACGGTGGCCGAAGCGATCGTGAAGGTGAGGATCGGCGACGAGGAACTGATCTCGGCAGCCGAGGGCAACGGCCCGGTCAATGCGCTCGACGTGGCGCTGCGCAAGGATCTCGGCAAGTATCAGAGCCTGATCCGCGATCTCGAGCTGGTCGATTATCGCGTGCGCATCTTCCGCGGCGGGTCGGACGCGGTGACGCGCGTGCTGATCACCTCGCGCGCCGCCGACGGCGAGACCTGGAGCACGGTCGGCGTATCGCCCAACATCATCGACGCGTCGTTCCAGGCGCTGATGGATTCCGTCGTCTATCAGTTGGTGCGGGTGGGCGCTGCGGCGTGA
- a CDS encoding TIGR00730 family Rossman fold protein encodes MHDTSRAPKPADSSNTEDAGKTEEAFKPGIDAVCVYCGSSDGSAPVFVETARTFGRLLAEHGIRLIYGGGSMGLMGTVARAVADADGRVTGIIPRFLVEREFAFEGAEEMIVTDDMHERKRLMFERADAFVALPGGIGTLEELVEQLTWAQLGRHRKPILMANVEGFWDPLLALLDHMRANGFIRPQWEVRPLVAAHVHDIIPMLRAAARPPLVAEEREIARQM; translated from the coding sequence ATGCACGACACCTCCCGCGCTCCGAAACCCGCCGACTCCAGCAACACTGAAGACGCCGGCAAGACCGAAGAGGCCTTCAAGCCCGGCATCGATGCCGTGTGCGTCTATTGCGGCTCCTCGGACGGTAGCGCGCCGGTGTTCGTCGAGACCGCGCGCACCTTCGGCCGGCTGCTCGCCGAGCACGGCATCCGCCTGATCTATGGCGGCGGCAGCATGGGGCTGATGGGCACGGTGGCGCGCGCGGTCGCCGATGCCGACGGCCGGGTGACCGGCATCATTCCCCGCTTCCTGGTCGAGCGCGAATTCGCCTTCGAGGGCGCCGAGGAAATGATCGTCACCGACGACATGCACGAGCGCAAGCGGCTGATGTTCGAGCGCGCCGACGCCTTCGTCGCGCTGCCCGGCGGCATCGGCACGCTGGAGGAACTGGTCGAGCAGTTGACGTGGGCCCAGCTCGGCCGCCATCGCAAGCCGATCCTGATGGCCAATGTCGAGGGCTTCTGGGACCCGCTGCTGGCGCTGCTCGACCACATGCGCGCAAACGGCTTCATCCGCCCGCAATGGGAGGTGCGGCCGCTGGTGGCCGCGCACGTCCACGACATCATCCCGATGCTGCGCGCCGCCGCCCGCCCGCCGCTCGTCGCCGAGGAGCGCGAGATCGCCCGGCAGATGTGA
- a CDS encoding superoxide dismutase, whose protein sequence is MIRREIDRRDALKALAAMTAAGLAGHGGPAFAQPAASGGPFVLPPLGYDYAALEPHIDAQTMMIHHQRHHGAYVANANALAAKYPDLGARPIEQTLANLAALPDSIRTGVRNNLGGHWNHSFFWELMRPGGAKEPTGSLKAAIASDLGGLPQMRDQINEAGLGRFGSGWAWLIVDKDKKLRILSTPNQDSPLMDGQSGIVLGVDVWEHAYYLKYQNRRKDYLVAWWNTVNWDTAEANYRRAAA, encoded by the coding sequence ATGATCAGACGCGAGATCGACAGACGCGACGCCCTGAAGGCCCTGGCGGCGATGACGGCGGCCGGCCTTGCCGGCCACGGCGGCCCTGCCTTCGCCCAGCCCGCGGCGTCGGGCGGGCCGTTCGTCCTGCCGCCGCTGGGCTATGACTACGCTGCGCTCGAACCCCATATCGACGCGCAGACCATGATGATCCACCACCAGCGCCACCACGGCGCCTATGTCGCCAACGCCAACGCGCTCGCCGCCAAATATCCCGATCTCGGCGCCCGGCCGATCGAGCAGACGCTGGCCAATCTCGCCGCGCTGCCGGACTCGATCCGCACCGGCGTGCGCAACAATCTCGGCGGCCATTGGAACCACAGCTTCTTCTGGGAATTGATGCGTCCCGGCGGCGCAAAGGAACCGACCGGATCGCTCAAGGCGGCGATCGCGAGCGACCTCGGCGGCCTGCCGCAGATGCGCGACCAGATCAACGAGGCCGGCCTGGGCCGCTTCGGTTCGGGCTGGGCGTGGCTGATCGTCGACAAGGACAAGAAGCTGCGGATCCTCTCCACCCCCAACCAGGACAGCCCGCTGATGGACGGTCAGTCCGGCATCGTGCTCGGCGTCGATGTGTGGGAACATGCCTACTATCTGAAGTATCAGAATCGCCGAAAGGACTACCTCGTCGCCTGGTGGAACACCGTGAACTGGGACACCGCCGAAGCGAACTACCGCCGGGCGGCGGCATGA
- a CDS encoding integrase core domain-containing protein: MEQRIRMLSDYDTGAWSVSELCRRYEVSRDTFYAWRARRASGAADWFVERSHAPLRCPHRTPAALAAEIVRLRRRFPYFGPRKLLARLQRDVPEVTWPAASTIGDIVKAAGLVAPVKRRRRPIDQARSFVAAVAPNDEWSADFKGWFRTRDGHRIDPLTLTDGVTRFLIEVRVAPPTAAGVRPVFAQAFREHGLPKAIRCDNGPPFGSTGAGGLTRLSVWWLKLGIEPHFIRPASPQENGRHERMHRTLKEQTTDPAAATAAEQQARFDAFRRHYNEERPHEAIAQHPPANLYVASPRAMPETVEDPWYDADHQVRRVRPAGDIKWKGEHVFIGEAFAGELLGLEELETGDHVVRFRAHDIGLIDRRGLFRRFAPPRPGLREPAEQTANPNPDLSTILPVQTVDHLPG; this comes from the coding sequence ATGGAGCAGCGGATCCGGATGCTGTCGGATTACGACACAGGGGCATGGAGCGTATCGGAGCTCTGCCGGCGCTACGAGGTGAGCCGGGATACGTTCTATGCGTGGCGGGCGCGGCGGGCGAGCGGGGCTGCGGACTGGTTCGTGGAGCGGTCGCACGCGCCGCTGCGGTGTCCGCACCGCACCCCGGCGGCGCTGGCGGCGGAGATCGTGCGGCTTCGGCGGCGGTTTCCGTATTTCGGGCCGCGCAAGCTTCTGGCGCGGTTGCAGCGGGACGTTCCCGAGGTGACGTGGCCGGCGGCCTCGACGATCGGCGACATCGTGAAGGCGGCCGGGCTGGTCGCGCCGGTGAAGCGGCGGCGGCGTCCGATCGACCAGGCTCGCTCGTTCGTCGCGGCGGTGGCGCCGAACGACGAGTGGAGCGCGGATTTCAAGGGCTGGTTCCGCACGCGGGACGGGCACCGGATCGATCCTTTGACGCTGACCGACGGGGTCACGCGGTTCCTGATCGAGGTGCGGGTGGCGCCACCGACCGCGGCGGGGGTTCGGCCGGTGTTCGCGCAGGCGTTCCGCGAGCACGGCCTGCCGAAGGCGATCCGCTGCGACAACGGGCCGCCGTTCGGCTCGACCGGTGCGGGCGGACTGACGCGGCTGTCGGTGTGGTGGCTCAAGCTCGGCATCGAGCCGCATTTCATTCGGCCGGCTTCGCCGCAGGAGAACGGCCGGCACGAGCGCATGCACCGGACGCTGAAGGAGCAGACGACGGATCCCGCGGCGGCGACGGCGGCCGAGCAGCAGGCGCGCTTCGATGCGTTCCGCCGGCACTACAACGAGGAGCGGCCGCACGAGGCAATCGCGCAGCATCCCCCGGCCAATCTCTACGTCGCATCCCCGCGGGCGATGCCGGAGACCGTCGAGGACCCCTGGTACGACGCCGATCATCAGGTGCGCCGGGTGCGGCCGGCCGGCGACATCAAATGGAAGGGCGAGCACGTCTTCATCGGCGAAGCCTTCGCGGGCGAGCTGCTCGGCCTCGAGGAGCTCGAGACGGGCGACCATGTCGTGCGCTTCCGCGCGCACGACATCGGCCTGATCGATCGCCGCGGTTTGTTCCGCCGCTTCGCTCCGCCCCGTCCGGGGCTCCGCGAACCGGCGGAACAAACCGCAAACCCCAACCCAGACCTGTCGACCATCCTCCCGGTCCAAACTGTCGACCATCTTCCCGGTTGA
- a CDS encoding uracil-DNA glycosylase encodes MRATPEPDRACALCPRLASFRADNRAAWPDWHNAPVPSFGRADARLLIVGLAPGLKGANRTGRPFTGDYAGDLLYQTLLDFGLAEGSYAARADDGLALKDARITNAVRCVPPENKPTGGEIAACRPFLAALLDDMPRLQAIIALGRIAHDTTIAALGARPAWHPFAHGSAHAVGRVTVFDSYHCSRYNTNTGRLTPQMFRAVFAAVRAHLDRADAAVA; translated from the coding sequence ATGCGCGCGACGCCGGAGCCGGACCGGGCATGCGCCTTGTGCCCCCGGCTGGCCAGCTTTCGCGCCGACAACCGCGCCGCCTGGCCGGACTGGCACAACGCGCCGGTGCCGTCCTTCGGGCGCGCCGATGCGCGCCTGCTGATCGTCGGCCTCGCGCCGGGCCTGAAGGGCGCCAACCGTACCGGCCGCCCGTTCACCGGCGACTATGCCGGCGACCTGCTCTATCAGACCCTGCTCGACTTCGGGCTGGCCGAGGGCAGCTATGCGGCGCGCGCCGATGACGGGCTGGCGCTGAAGGACGCGCGAATCACCAACGCCGTGCGCTGCGTGCCGCCGGAGAACAAGCCGACCGGCGGCGAGATCGCCGCCTGCCGTCCCTTCCTGGCCGCGCTATTGGACGATATGCCGCGGCTTCAGGCGATCATCGCGCTGGGGCGCATCGCCCACGACACCACGATTGCTGCGCTCGGCGCCCGCCCGGCCTGGCATCCGTTCGCCCACGGCTCAGCCCACGCGGTGGGACGGGTGACGGTGTTCGACAGCTATCACTGCTCCCGCTACAACACGAACACCGGCCGGCTGACGCCGCAGATGTTCCGAGCGGTGTTCGCCGCGGTGCGCGCCCATCTCGACCGCGCCGACGCCGCGGTGGCCTGA
- a CDS encoding NYN domain-containing protein encodes MTASTEKIALFIDGANLYATAKSLGFDIDYKRLLKEFQGRGYVLRAFYYTALIEDQEYSSIRPLLDWLDYNGYTVVTKPTKEFVDQSGRRKVKGNMDIELAVDAMELAEHIDHMVLFSGDGDFRSLVEAVQRRGVRVSVVSTVSTQPPMVADELRRQADEFVDLATLANKIGRDPAERAARQSDHTPNFLRRPATPATADDDI; translated from the coding sequence ATGACCGCTTCAACCGAAAAAATTGCTTTGTTCATCGATGGCGCCAATCTGTACGCCACGGCCAAGTCGCTCGGCTTCGATATCGATTATAAGCGGTTGCTGAAAGAATTTCAGGGTCGCGGCTATGTCCTTCGAGCGTTTTATTATACCGCTCTGATCGAAGACCAAGAGTATTCTTCCATCCGCCCTCTGCTCGATTGGCTGGACTATAACGGCTACACGGTGGTCACCAAGCCCACCAAGGAGTTCGTCGACCAGTCCGGCCGCCGCAAGGTCAAGGGCAACATGGATATCGAGCTCGCGGTCGATGCCATGGAGCTCGCCGAGCACATCGATCACATGGTTTTGTTCTCCGGCGACGGCGACTTCCGGTCGCTGGTGGAGGCCGTGCAGCGGCGGGGCGTGCGTGTGTCGGTTGTATCGACCGTCTCCACCCAGCCGCCGATGGTGGCCGACGAGCTGCGCCGTCAGGCCGACGAGTTCGTCGACCTCGCCACGCTCGCCAACAAGATCGGCCGCGACCCGGCCGAGCGCGCCGCCCGCCAGAGCGACCACACGCCGAACTTCCTGCGCCGCCCGGCGACGCCGGCGACCGCCGACGACGACATCTGA
- the rpoZ gene encoding DNA-directed RNA polymerase subunit omega, with amino-acid sequence MARVTVEDCIDKVENRFELVLLASHRARMVSAGAPILVSRDNDKNPVVALREIADQQIMPGDLKEELIHSLQKFTEVDEPEAEAVPLIAGSAGMESDDSDVAMDRMTEEDLLRGLEGLVPPQNNDDDERE; translated from the coding sequence ATGGCTCGCGTCACCGTCGAGGACTGCATCGACAAGGTCGAGAACCGTTTCGAGCTGGTCCTGCTCGCCAGCCACCGCGCCCGCATGGTCTCGGCCGGCGCACCGATCCTGGTCAGCCGCGATAACGACAAGAACCCGGTGGTGGCGCTGCGCGAGATCGCCGATCAGCAGATCATGCCGGGCGACCTCAAGGAAGAGCTGATCCACTCGCTGCAGAAGTTCACCGAGGTCGACGAGCCCGAGGCCGAGGCCGTGCCGCTGATCGCCGGCTCCGCCGGCATGGAGTCCGACGACTCCGACGTGGCGATGGACCGCATGACCGAAGAGGACCTGCTGCGCGGGCTGGAAGGGCTGGTGCCGCCGCAGAACAATGACGACGACGAGCGCGAGTGA